In Longimicrobiaceae bacterium, the genomic window CGGGCGAAGTCCGCGCCCATGGCCAGGAGGTGGCGCCGCTCCAGGCGTCCGGAGCGCACGCTCTCCCGTCCCGGGGGCGGCGAGAGCCGCACGTTAAGCTGCCGGAGCTCCTGCACGGTGACCCCCGCGACCCGCTCCCAGAGCATGGCGAAGATGAGCACCACCAGGAGCCCGGAGAACGAATGCGAGGTCCCCGCGTACGCGCCGGCCGCGGCGACCGCCGCCGGGCCGCCCTCCGGGTAGCGCGCCGCGCCGACCGGGAGCACGGTGAGGTGGAAGGCCTCCAGGAAGAGCCCCAGGAGGGCGCCGTGCTCCGGCGAGCCGGCGATCCACCCGGCCAGGGTGGCGGCCACCACCGGCCGGGAGAGCATGAACTGCCCCAGGGAGGTCGCGTCCACCGCCACCACCCCGCCGAAGAGGACGAGGAGCAGGAG contains:
- a CDS encoding PTS sugar transporter subunit IIC, which codes for MIPEPGPLLLLVLFGGVVAVDATSLGQFMLSRPVVAATLAGWIAGSPEHGALLGLFLEAFHLTVLPVGAARYPEGGPAAVAAAGAYAGTSHSFSGLLVVLIFAMLWERVAGVTVQELRQLNVRLSPPPGRESVRSGRLERRHLLAMGADFARGMVLVGVGTVLVGWVLQEGFFLLPHGSVARLALGVVLAGSLGAVFRLFGRSRVALLAAGAGVGVLALVLRG